In one Drosophila pseudoobscura strain MV-25-SWS-2005 chromosome X, UCI_Dpse_MV25, whole genome shotgun sequence genomic region, the following are encoded:
- the LOC117184593 gene encoding uncharacterized protein: protein MDERPSICDVCGLAKSDDESSLSEEENQSEPDTQSEPDNQSEAENQSEPDDQSEEENKEVDEKEQFQNECRQLWLTLNRNGLELKKMTATQQKLEKDLESVERLTEMGRFIKDRLEQESHNNI from the coding sequence ATGGACGAGCGACCAAGTATTTGCGACGTTTGCGGCCTGGCGAAGTCAGACGATGAGTCGAGCCTCTCGGAGGAGGAGAACCAGAGCGAGCCCGACACCcagagcgagccagacaaCCAGAGCGAGGCAGAAAACCAGAGCGAGCCAGACGACCAGAGCGAGGAGGAGAACAAAGAAGTAGACGAGAAGGAACAGTTCCAGAACGAGTGTCGTCAGCTGTGGCTCACGCTCAACCGCAATGGGCTCGAGCTCAAGAAAATGACAGCGACTCAGCAGAAGCTTGAAAAGGACTTGGAGAGTGTTGAGCGCCTCACCGAGATGGGTCGCTTTATCAAAGACCGCTTAGAGCAGGAATCGCACAACAACATTTAG